A stretch of the Papaver somniferum cultivar HN1 chromosome 6, ASM357369v1, whole genome shotgun sequence genome encodes the following:
- the LOC113287480 gene encoding probable beta-1,3-galactosyltransferase 14, translated as MPSSPKSFYPSRQSWLAYNRRTSISICFLLIGIFGFIFGLVSILRPVSSYNNKCRTTSEPLSVSVVWEKSSGNSGSDLNIGDSHEDHKRHKVMGFVGIQTGFGSVGRRKSLRKTWMPSDRQGLQRLEEATGLAFRFVIGRTSGKSKMLELKKEIEEYDDFILLDIEEEYSKLPYKTLAFFKAAYGLFESDFYVKADDDIYLRPDRLSLLLAKERSDPRTYLGCMKKGPVFTDPKLKWYEPLGFMLGKEYFLHAYGPLYALSSEVVSSLVALRNDSFRMFSNEDVTIGAWMLAMNVNHEDNRALCESECTPSFVAVWDIPACSGLCDPEKKLLKLHEKESCVNTPTLESDDE; from the exons ATGCCTTCTTCTCCAAAATCGTTTTACCCATCTAGACAATCATGGCTTGCTTATAATCGAAGAACTTCGATTTCGATCTGTTTTCTTCTTATTGGGATCTTTGGATTCATTTTTGGATTAGTTTCAATTTTAAGACCCGTTTCTAGTTATAATAATAAATGTAGAACAACATCTGAACCTTTATCTGTTTCTGTTGTTTGGGAGAAAAGTAGTGGGAATAGTGGTAGTGATTTGAATATTGGTGATtctcatgaggatcataagaggCATAAAGTTATGGGGTTTGTCGGAATCCAAACTGGATTTGGatctgttggaagaagaaaatcattGAGGAAAACTTGGATGCCTTCGGATCGACAAGGGCTTCAGCG TTTGGAAGAGGCTACTGGTTTAGCTTTCCGATTTGTGATTGGGAGAACCAGCGGTAAATCAAAGATGTTGGAACTCAAAAAGGAAATTGAAGAATATGATGACTTCATCCTATTAGACATTGAGGAGGAGTACAGCAAACTCCCATATAAGAC GTTAGCTTTCTTCAAAGCTGCCTATGGACTTTTCGAATCTGATTTTTATGTTAAAGCTGATGACGACATTTATCTGAGACCAG ATCGTCTTTCTCTCCTCTTGGCAAAAGAGCGTTCAGATCCTCGAACTTACCTTGGATGCATGAAGAAAGGTCCAGTTTTCACTGATCCAAAACTCAAATG GTATGAGCCTTTGGGTTTCATGCTTGGAAAGGAATACTTTCTCCATGCATATGGACCGCTTTATGCTCTTTCCTCAGAGGTTGTCTCAAGTTTGGTCGCTTTAAGAAACGACAG TTTTCGCATGTTTAGTAATGAGGACGTCACGATTGGTGCATGGATGCTTGCAATGAACGTCAACCACGAGGATAATCGAGCCTTGTGTGAATCAGAGTGTACACCATCTTTTGTTGCTGTATGGGATATTCCTGCTTGCTCAG GATTATGTGATCCAGAGAAGAAGTTACTAAAACTTCACGAGAAGGAGAGCTGTGTTAATACTCCAACTTTGGAATCGGACGATGAATAG
- the LOC113287479 gene encoding protein DJ-1 homolog B-like, translated as MASTRILNLSLHLNPLVKLKPSKSKTTKLFTSSSTSSTQRFSVSAMASTLRKVLVPIANGSEPMEAVIMVDVLRRAGADVTVASVEKDLQIDASWGMKLVADALISECSDNTYDLISLPGGMPGSSTLGDCEVLKTLVKKQADDGRVYAAICAAPAVTLGPWGLLKGLKATCHPSVVDKLPSDATMVESRVQEDGQAVTSRGPGTTIEFSLALVEKLYGKDKVEEVAGPMVMRSNHGDEYTVTEINPVKWTFNGTPQILVPIANGTEEMEATMIIDILKRAKANVIVASVEDKYEILASRKVKIVADMLLDEAAILSYDLIVLPGGLPGAETFSKSEKLVNMLKNQMESDRPYGAICATPALVLEPHGLLKGKKATAYPALCEKLSDKSEAENRVVIDGKLITSRGPGTSMEFSLAIVEKFFGREKALELAKGMVFVQP; from the exons ATGGCTTCAACACGTATACTCAATCTCTCTCTTCACTTAAACCCTCTCGTAAAACTAAAACCGTCCAAATCAAAAACCACAAAactcttcacttcttcttctacttcttcaacTCAAAGATTCTCAGTTTCGGCTATGGCTTCCACTCTTCGCAAG GTTTTGGTTCCAATTGCAAATGGTTCGGAACCAATGGAAGCTGTGATTATGGTAGATGTTCTTCGTAGAGCTGGAGCTGATGTTACTGTTGCTTCTGTTGAAAAAGATCTTCAAATTGATGCTTCTTGGGGAATGAAACTTGTTGCTGATGCACTCATTTCTGAATGTTCTGATAATACCTATGATCTTATTTCTCTTCCG GGGGGAATGCCAGGTTCTTCTACTCTTGGAGACTGTGAGGTGTTAAAAACCTTGGTGAAAAAACAAGCAGATGATGGGCGGGTTTACGCTGCAATTTGTGCAGCTCCTGCTGTCACTCTTGGACCTTGGGGTTTGTTGAAGGGATTGAAA GCGACTTGCCATCCTTCAGTTGTTGACAAACTACCCTCTGATGCAACAATGGTTGAATCAAGAGTACAGGAGGATGGACAAGCTGTTACTAGTCGGGGTCCTGGTACGACTATAGAATTCTCCTTGGCCCTAGTTGAGAAACTGTATGGAAAAGATAAGGTTGAAGAGGTTGCAGGACCTATG GTAATGCGTTCAAATCATGGGGATGAATATACAGTGACTGAGATAAATCCTGTAAAGTGGACATTCAATGGCACTCCACAG ATTCTTGTGCCAATTGCCAATGGCACAGAAGAGATGGAAGCCACAATGATCATTGATATTCTGAAGCGAGCAAAGGCAAATGTGATTGTGGCATCAGTTGAAGATAAATATGAAATTCTAGCTTCTCGGAAAGTGAAGATTGTAGCTGATATGCTTCTCGATGAGGCTGCAATACTCTCTTACGATCTAATTGTGTTGCCG GGTGGTCTTCCTGGTGCGGAAACTTTTTCGAAGTCAGAGAAGCTGGTTAATATGCTCAAGAACCAGATGGAATCAGATAGACCTTATGGAGCAATTTGTGCAACTCCAGCTTTAGTTTTGGAGCCCCATGGTTTACTCAAG GGTAAGAAAGCCACAGCTTATCCAGCATTGTGTGAAAAGCTCTCGGATAAGAGTGAGGCGGAGAACCGAGTTGTAATTGATGGAAAACTTATCACCAGTAGAGGCCCAGGAACTTCCATGGAATTTTCACTTGCAATTGTGGAGAAATTCTTTGGGCGCGAGAAAGCATTAGAGCTTGCCAAGGGTATGGTTTTTGTGCAACCTTAA